A window of the Lepisosteus oculatus isolate fLepOcu1 chromosome 14, fLepOcu1.hap2, whole genome shotgun sequence genome harbors these coding sequences:
- the LOC138243343 gene encoding uncharacterized protein: MAKQREGCHTETWGRSHRNMSIGFNNMASQPITRQETETQLWNYPKGPERDLQKDRAWTSSLAAPIPHCSPPHPPPGTPAHPGLTPAALWRLREGLQVELEGLLQEEESRVRTWDQNMISSIQLDCLALYNEVLPDFESEGAYAGLGTGIMKQDNYEEVKEALKSYFENTMVRCDLSEVDKCFRQAAAELDLILQKYLGDVVAEVCEKQVYFDKRHFSSPSIVGVYFM, from the exons ATGGCCAAGCAGAGAGAAGGGTGTCACACCGAGACCTGGGGCAGATCCCACAGGAACAtgagtattggcttcaacaacatg GCCAGCCAGCCAATCACCAGGCAGGAGACCGAGACCCAGCTGTGGAACTACCCTAAGGGCCCGGAGAGGGATCTGCAGAAGGACAGGGCATGGACCTCCTCCTTGGCAGCCCCCATACCCCATTGCTCGCCCCCTCACCCACCCCCTGGTACACCCGCTCACCCGGGCCTGACCCCAGCGGCCCTGTGGCGGCTCAGGGAGGGCCTGCAGGTCGAGCTGGAGGGGCTGCTCCAGGAGGAGGAGAGCCGGGTGCGGACCTGGGATCAGAACATGATATCATCTATCCAGCTGGACTGCCTGGCGCTGTACAATGAAGTCCTGCCTGACTTTGAATCAGAGGGTGCATACGCGGGACTG GGCACAGGAATCATGAAGCAGGACAACTATGAGGAGGTGAAAGAGGCGCTGAaatcctactttgaaaatacaatgGTCAGGTGTGACTTATCTGAGGTGGACAAGTGCTTCCGCCAGGCTGCAGCCGAGCTTGACCTTATCCTGCAGAAGTACCTGGGAGATGTTGTGGCCGAGGTCTGTGAAAAGCAGGTTTATTTTGATAAAAGACATTTCTCATCCCCTTCTATTGTTGGTGTCTATTTCATGTAA